The Urbifossiella limnaea genome has a window encoding:
- a CDS encoding NADH-quinone oxidoreductase subunit L, which translates to MPEWFDTSPGRLYVVATLLPLLGCALLLLGGLARALCRPHRERGGAAGSLYWLLGGDRPLTTGAYLATALMGCATVLAVVGLVTFLGDVKKELKPAEMAARWSGRVDWIRVGNTDPGTPAEWDRSDSARLVRDGSDAAPPVPQAGRALELGYRIDHLTALMVAMVAVIGTLIFVFSLGYMRDETKPTVEDHEVDHQTPGSHHYARRGRYGRFFAYLSLFAFSMLNLLIADNLFQVFVSWELVGVCSFFLIGFYYERPSASRAAAKAFIVNRVGDAGFLVGIFVAWTSLGTLNIEELTRRVRSPDRDSHGSLPLARQLVRANPDGVDKATGHPQYAVVPPGEGGSHLALFPLLWEDPTHFHGLGFKTPGGSRRHEKGDPEFVTPPEQRLFDFGAMPYWLFVVMGAGIFLGCVGKSAQVPLHTWLPDAMEGPTPVSALIHAATMVAAGVYLVGRCYVLFAPEVLLGVAYTGAVTLFVAATIALVQTDIKRVLAYSTCSQLGYMMLALGVGGWAAGLLHLLTHAFFKALLFLGSGSVIHGCHHEQDLRKMGGLLTKMRITGFTMLVGVLAIAGAPLFSGWYSKDQILSSALGYGLEHRQHMALFVLPLVTAAMTGFYMFRLWFLAFTGAPRDQHVHDHAHESPPVMTVPLVVLAVFSVGVAWGWPIWDADASALGRLLEAGRPAAWLTMFGVEAQAAHENHLTAGALALLAAVLGAGLAAAMYWRPKLSPAAVRARAGGVYPFLLNKWYFDEAYDAALVKPAVGLAFASAAADKRPTDGETDAVPPRRYDVFTLDGLITTAGQLVGAAGSSLRRVQTGRLRGYVLVLALTVVGLLGMLLSLT; encoded by the coding sequence ATGCCGGAGTGGTTCGACACGTCGCCGGGCCGGCTGTACGTGGTGGCGACGCTGCTGCCGCTGCTCGGCTGCGCCCTGCTGCTGCTGGGCGGCCTGGCCCGTGCCCTGTGCCGGCCGCACCGCGAGCGCGGCGGCGCAGCCGGCTCCCTCTACTGGCTCCTCGGCGGCGACCGCCCGCTCACCACCGGCGCCTACCTCGCAACCGCGCTGATGGGCTGCGCCACCGTCCTCGCGGTCGTGGGCTTGGTCACGTTCCTCGGCGACGTGAAGAAGGAACTCAAGCCCGCCGAGATGGCCGCGCGCTGGTCCGGCCGCGTGGACTGGATTCGCGTCGGCAACACCGACCCCGGCACGCCCGCCGAGTGGGACAGGTCCGACAGCGCCCGGCTGGTGCGCGACGGCAGCGACGCCGCGCCGCCGGTGCCGCAGGCCGGGCGGGCGCTCGAACTCGGCTACCGCATCGACCACCTGACCGCGCTCATGGTGGCGATGGTGGCCGTGATCGGCACGCTCATCTTCGTCTTCTCCCTCGGCTACATGCGCGACGAGACGAAACCCACGGTCGAGGACCACGAGGTCGATCACCAGACGCCGGGGAGCCACCACTACGCCCGCCGCGGGCGGTACGGGCGGTTCTTCGCGTACCTGTCGCTGTTCGCCTTCTCGATGCTCAACCTGCTGATCGCCGACAACCTGTTCCAGGTGTTCGTGAGCTGGGAGCTGGTCGGCGTCTGCTCGTTCTTCCTCATCGGCTTCTACTACGAGCGGCCGAGCGCCAGCCGGGCCGCGGCGAAGGCGTTCATCGTCAACCGCGTCGGCGACGCCGGCTTCCTCGTCGGCATCTTCGTGGCGTGGACGAGCCTCGGCACGCTGAACATCGAGGAGCTGACGCGCCGCGTCCGCTCCCCGGATCGCGACTCGCACGGCAGCCTGCCGCTCGCCCGCCAACTCGTCCGTGCCAACCCGGACGGCGTGGACAAGGCGACCGGCCACCCGCAGTACGCGGTCGTGCCGCCGGGCGAAGGTGGCTCGCACCTGGCCCTGTTCCCGCTGCTGTGGGAGGACCCCACCCACTTCCACGGCCTCGGCTTCAAGACCCCCGGCGGCTCGAGGAGGCACGAGAAGGGCGACCCGGAGTTCGTCACGCCGCCTGAGCAGCGGCTATTCGACTTCGGGGCGATGCCGTACTGGCTGTTCGTGGTGATGGGCGCCGGCATCTTCCTCGGCTGCGTCGGCAAGAGCGCCCAGGTGCCGCTGCACACCTGGCTGCCCGACGCGATGGAAGGCCCGACGCCGGTGTCGGCGCTGATTCACGCCGCGACGATGGTCGCGGCGGGCGTGTACCTCGTCGGCCGGTGCTACGTGCTGTTCGCGCCGGAGGTGCTGCTCGGCGTCGCGTACACCGGCGCCGTCACGCTGTTCGTCGCGGCCACGATCGCGCTGGTGCAGACGGACATCAAGCGGGTGCTGGCGTACTCGACGTGCAGCCAGCTCGGCTACATGATGCTGGCGCTCGGCGTCGGCGGCTGGGCCGCGGGGCTTCTCCACCTGCTGACACACGCCTTCTTCAAGGCGCTGCTGTTCCTCGGCAGCGGCAGCGTGATCCACGGCTGCCACCACGAGCAAGACCTGCGGAAGATGGGCGGGCTGCTCACGAAGATGCGTATCACCGGCTTCACGATGCTGGTCGGCGTGCTGGCGATCGCGGGAGCGCCGCTGTTCAGCGGGTGGTACAGCAAGGACCAAATCCTGTCGTCGGCGCTGGGGTACGGGCTGGAACACCGGCAGCACATGGCCCTGTTCGTGCTGCCGCTCGTCACCGCGGCGATGACCGGCTTCTACATGTTCCGCTTGTGGTTCCTGGCGTTCACGGGGGCGCCGCGGGATCAGCACGTTCACGACCACGCGCACGAGTCGCCGCCCGTGATGACGGTGCCGCTGGTGGTGCTGGCGGTGTTCAGCGTCGGCGTGGCGTGGGGCTGGCCGATCTGGGACGCGGACGCGAGTGCCCTCGGCCGCCTGCTCGAAGCGGGCCGGCCGGCGGCGTGGCTGACGATGTTCGGCGTCGAGGCCCAGGCGGCGCACGAGAACCACCTGACGGCCGGGGCGCTGGCGCTGCTGGCGGCGGTGCTGGGGGCCGGGCTCGCCGCGGCAATGTACTGGCGGCCGAAGCTGAGCCCCGCAGCGGTCCGCGCCCGCGCCGGCGGCGTGTACCCGTTCTTGCTGAACAAGTGGTACTTCGACGAGGCTTATGACGCGGCACTGGTGAAGCCGGCGGTGGGGCTAGCGTTTGCGTCCGCGGCCGCGGACAAGCGGCCGACCGACGGCGAGACCGACGCCGTGCCGCCGCGCCGCTACGACGTGTTCACGCTCGACGGCCTGATCACGACGGCGGGCCAGCTGGTCGGCGCCGCGGGATCGAGCCTGCGGCGCGTGCAGACGGGCCGGCTCCGCGGGTACGTGCTGGTGCTGGCCTTGACCGTCGTCGGGTTGTTGGGGATGCTTCTGAGCCTGACTTAG
- a CDS encoding glycosyltransferase — protein MTPQLSVVVPAFNETGRIGPYLADVRAHLDAAYPANYEVLVVDDGSTDGTPDLVRTTAAGWRELRLVQLPANAGKGAAVRAGVRAAAGRRVLFTDADGATPIAEEWKLARAVAKGSAVAVGSRYVDGPGVTRTRNPRRAVMGSVFRLAARVLVGVGVRDTQCGFKLFTADAAAALFGAGRETGYLFDIELLALADRFGLPVAEVAVNWAEQPGSKVRVVRDSVRMFAGLWRVRRHLQTAPALPAARRAA, from the coding sequence ATGACGCCGCAACTGTCCGTCGTCGTCCCCGCGTTCAACGAGACCGGCCGCATCGGCCCGTACCTGGCCGACGTCCGCGCCCACCTCGACGCCGCCTACCCCGCCAACTACGAGGTGCTGGTCGTCGACGACGGCAGCACCGACGGCACGCCCGATCTCGTCCGCACGACGGCCGCCGGGTGGCGCGAGCTGCGGCTGGTGCAGCTGCCGGCCAACGCCGGGAAGGGCGCGGCGGTGCGGGCCGGGGTGCGGGCCGCGGCCGGCCGGCGGGTGCTGTTCACCGACGCCGACGGGGCCACGCCGATCGCCGAGGAGTGGAAGCTGGCGCGGGCGGTGGCGAAGGGTTCGGCCGTGGCCGTGGGCTCGCGGTACGTGGACGGCCCCGGCGTGACGCGGACGCGCAACCCGCGGCGGGCGGTGATGGGGTCGGTGTTCCGCCTCGCGGCGCGGGTGCTGGTGGGCGTCGGCGTGCGCGACACCCAGTGCGGGTTCAAGCTCTTCACCGCCGACGCCGCCGCGGCGCTGTTCGGCGCCGGCCGCGAGACCGGCTACCTGTTCGACATCGAACTGTTGGCGCTGGCCGACCGGTTCGGCCTGCCGGTGGCCGAGGTGGCGGTGAACTGGGCCGAGCAGCCGGGCTCGAAGGTGCGCGTCGTCCGCGACAGCGTGCGGATGTTCGCCGGCCTGTGGCGCGTCCGCCGCCACCTTCAGACGGCGCCCGCACTGCCGGCCGCCCGCCGCGCCGCCTGA
- a CDS encoding molybdenum cofactor biosynthesis protein MoaE produces the protein MVRLTPDPIDYHALTESVRGPRCGAVALFLGTVRELTGDRVTTRLDYQAYPPMAEKKLAEVEAEVRRRWPVGEVALVHRVGSLDVGEVSVAVAVSAPHRAAAFEACRFAIDTLKATAPIWKRENAPGGAAEWVEGA, from the coding sequence ATGGTCCGCCTCACCCCCGACCCCATCGACTACCACGCCCTCACCGAGAGCGTGCGCGGCCCCCGGTGCGGGGCCGTCGCCCTGTTCCTCGGCACCGTCCGCGAACTCACCGGCGACCGCGTCACCACCCGCCTCGACTACCAGGCCTACCCCCCCATGGCCGAGAAGAAACTCGCCGAGGTCGAGGCCGAAGTCCGCCGCCGCTGGCCCGTCGGCGAGGTGGCGCTGGTTCACCGGGTCGGCAGCCTGGACGTCGGCGAGGTGAGCGTCGCCGTGGCCGTCAGCGCGCCGCACCGGGCGGCCGCGTTCGAGGCGTGCCGGTTCGCCATCGATACGCTGAAGGCAACGGCCCCGATCTGGAAGCGCGAGAACGCCCCGGGCGGCGCCGCCGAGTGGGTGGAGGGCGCATGA
- a CDS encoding histidine phosphatase family protein, giving the protein MTTHTPPTVYLARHGETAWSKSGQHTGRTDIPLTPKGEADAAKIGARLAGTAFAHVFSSPLQRAWRTAELAGFAPTPEPELLEWNYGECEGLKTAEIRARRPGWDLFRDGAPGGESVADIQARIDGLVGRLKALSGNVLLFAHGHVLRVLAARWVRQPVPFGRALLLSTATVSVLGFDHMAMDEPAIKLWNDDRHLQ; this is encoded by the coding sequence ATGACGACGCACACGCCGCCGACCGTGTACCTCGCCCGCCACGGCGAGACCGCGTGGTCGAAGTCCGGCCAGCACACCGGCCGCACCGACATCCCGCTGACGCCCAAGGGCGAGGCCGACGCCGCGAAGATCGGCGCCCGCCTCGCCGGCACCGCGTTCGCCCACGTGTTCAGCAGCCCGCTGCAGCGCGCGTGGCGCACCGCCGAGCTGGCCGGGTTCGCGCCGACGCCGGAGCCGGAACTGCTGGAGTGGAACTACGGCGAGTGCGAGGGGCTGAAGACGGCCGAGATTCGCGCCCGGCGCCCCGGCTGGGACCTGTTCCGCGACGGCGCCCCCGGCGGCGAGTCGGTGGCCGACATCCAGGCGCGAATCGACGGGCTGGTGGGGCGCCTCAAAGCGCTGAGCGGCAACGTGCTGCTGTTCGCGCACGGGCACGTGCTGCGGGTGCTGGCGGCCCGGTGGGTGCGGCAGCCGGTGCCGTTCGGCCGGGCGCTGCTGCTCTCGACCGCGACCGTCAGCGTCCTCGGGTTCGACCACATGGCGATGGACGAGCCGGCGATCAAGCTGTGGAACGACGACCGGCACCTGCAGTAG
- a CDS encoding prenyltransferase/squalene oxidase repeat-containing protein encodes MRPAALALVLLAAPAARAQTPEIEAAIQAKLGASRYALKLEDPAGGFAPAAGGKPGLRATSACVRTLKYSGAKLPNADNHAAFVMACFDPKTGGFADAPGRKADVTLTSVGVMAAVELGVPKDRYRKALDYLRDNAKTFEEVRIAAAGVEAWGVKDCPFSVNPWIDTASAEMRKELPDARDGGARAAGSAAALVARLGARIGRQEHLLLTGILTSGQRPDGGWGKAGAKTSDLETTYRVMRALVLLEQRPSEPARLRAFLAACRNADGGSGVVPGEASGAGPTYYSAIVTHWLARFEK; translated from the coding sequence ATGCGTCCCGCCGCGCTCGCGCTCGTGCTCCTCGCCGCCCCCGCCGCCCGCGCGCAAACGCCCGAGATCGAAGCCGCCATCCAGGCGAAGCTCGGAGCGAGCCGCTACGCCCTCAAGCTCGAAGACCCCGCCGGCGGGTTCGCCCCCGCGGCCGGCGGCAAGCCGGGCCTCCGCGCCACGTCGGCGTGCGTCCGCACGCTGAAGTACAGCGGCGCCAAGCTGCCGAACGCGGACAACCACGCGGCGTTCGTGATGGCGTGCTTCGACCCCAAGACCGGCGGCTTCGCCGACGCCCCAGGGCGCAAGGCGGACGTGACGCTCACCAGCGTCGGCGTCATGGCCGCGGTCGAGTTGGGCGTGCCGAAGGATCGCTACCGCAAGGCGTTGGACTACCTGCGGGACAACGCCAAGACGTTCGAGGAGGTGCGGATCGCGGCCGCGGGCGTCGAGGCGTGGGGCGTGAAGGACTGCCCGTTCAGCGTGAACCCGTGGATCGACACGGCCTCGGCCGAGATGCGGAAGGAACTGCCCGACGCCCGCGACGGCGGCGCCCGCGCCGCGGGCTCCGCGGCGGCGCTGGTGGCGCGGCTGGGCGCGCGGATCGGCCGGCAGGAGCACCTCCTGCTGACGGGCATCCTGACGAGCGGCCAGCGGCCGGACGGCGGCTGGGGCAAAGCTGGCGCGAAGACGTCAGACCTGGAAACGACGTACCGGGTGATGCGGGCGCTGGTGCTGCTGGAGCAACGGCCGTCGGAGCCGGCCCGGCTGCGGGCGTTCCTGGCGGCGTGCCGAAACGCCGACGGCGGCAGCGGCGTCGTGCCCGGCGAGGCGTCCGGCGCCGGGCCGACGTACTACAGCGCGATCGTGACGCACTGGCTGGCCCGCTTCGAGAAGTGA
- a CDS encoding complex I subunit 4 family protein yields MPEADLSWLTWLVFLPAAAAALLLVVPARWVEAQRWVALFGAAGTLSVSLCVAVGYDDAVGRQLGTTGRPGHAATARLDSRADFAAANSAKAVPEYRSDDWVARRPWIDRFDAEYALGVDGISLPLVILTALVTLLAVAASWTIDKSVKAYLVLILLLESGVLGAFLALDLFLFYVFYEVMLLPMYVLIGLWGGGRRRFAALKFVLYTLVGSVGLLVAVIALYSVDVRDFVPQERVASEVADLRKRNPTLSAEAAAEKVEVHTFDFVTLAKAGRAVMLILSGQEERLAAKTDPRDPAGGAQGGPVKLFAVGVDPAAAAARLKAQPICTPNMQYLLFVLLFVGFAVKVPIVPFHSWLPDAHVEAPTPVSMILAGVLLKLGGYGLIRFAFPICPWAANELAWWVGLIGVVGIVYGALVAMGQTDFKKLLAYSSVSHMGFVVLGLASWSAGSGAQYWEWGVGGAVFQMVAHGITASALFFAVGVVYDRAHHRDLNRLGGLYEPMPAYSGLAAVLFFASMGLPGLCGFVGEFTVLTAAWNYAPGLAIPAVLSVILTAAYLLWAWQRVYFGTNPATKGFPELSAREAAVLVPFAALAVLLGVWPGLIMRWLDPSVAGWVENLAALKL; encoded by the coding sequence ATGCCCGAAGCCGACCTGTCCTGGCTGACCTGGCTGGTGTTCCTGCCGGCCGCGGCCGCCGCGCTGCTCCTCGTCGTACCCGCCCGGTGGGTCGAGGCGCAGCGGTGGGTCGCGCTGTTCGGCGCCGCCGGCACGCTGTCCGTGTCGCTGTGCGTCGCCGTCGGGTACGACGACGCCGTCGGCCGCCAGCTCGGCACCACCGGCCGGCCCGGTCACGCCGCCACCGCCCGCCTCGACAGCCGCGCCGACTTCGCCGCCGCCAACTCGGCGAAGGCCGTCCCCGAATACCGCTCCGACGACTGGGTCGCCCGCCGCCCGTGGATCGACCGGTTCGACGCCGAGTACGCCCTCGGCGTCGACGGCATCAGCCTGCCGCTGGTCATCCTCACCGCGCTCGTCACGCTGCTCGCCGTCGCCGCCAGCTGGACCATCGACAAGTCGGTGAAGGCGTACCTCGTGCTCATCCTGCTGCTCGAAAGCGGCGTGCTCGGGGCGTTCCTGGCGCTCGACCTGTTCCTCTTCTACGTCTTCTACGAGGTGATGCTCCTGCCGATGTACGTGCTCATCGGCCTGTGGGGCGGCGGCCGGCGGCGCTTCGCGGCGCTCAAGTTCGTCCTCTACACGCTGGTCGGCAGTGTCGGCCTTCTGGTGGCGGTCATCGCGCTGTACTCCGTGGACGTGCGCGACTTCGTGCCGCAGGAGCGCGTCGCGTCCGAGGTCGCCGACCTGCGCAAGCGCAACCCGACGCTCTCGGCCGAGGCCGCGGCCGAGAAGGTCGAGGTCCACACCTTCGATTTCGTGACGCTGGCGAAGGCCGGCCGCGCCGTCATGCTGATCCTCTCGGGTCAGGAGGAGCGGCTGGCCGCGAAGACCGACCCGCGCGACCCCGCCGGCGGCGCCCAGGGCGGACCGGTCAAGCTGTTCGCCGTCGGCGTCGATCCGGCCGCCGCGGCGGCACGGCTGAAGGCGCAGCCGATCTGCACGCCGAACATGCAGTACCTGCTGTTCGTGCTGCTGTTCGTCGGCTTCGCCGTGAAGGTGCCGATCGTCCCGTTCCACTCGTGGCTGCCGGACGCGCACGTCGAGGCGCCGACGCCCGTGAGCATGATCCTGGCCGGCGTGCTGTTGAAGCTCGGCGGCTACGGGCTGATCCGGTTCGCGTTCCCGATCTGCCCGTGGGCCGCGAACGAGCTGGCGTGGTGGGTGGGGCTGATCGGCGTCGTCGGCATCGTGTACGGCGCGCTCGTGGCGATGGGCCAGACCGACTTCAAGAAGCTGCTGGCGTACTCGTCGGTGTCGCACATGGGGTTCGTGGTGCTGGGCCTGGCCTCGTGGTCCGCCGGGTCGGGGGCGCAGTACTGGGAGTGGGGCGTCGGCGGCGCCGTGTTCCAGATGGTGGCGCACGGCATCACGGCGTCGGCGCTGTTCTTCGCGGTGGGCGTGGTGTACGACCGGGCCCACCACCGCGACCTGAACCGCCTCGGCGGCCTGTACGAGCCGATGCCGGCGTACTCGGGGCTGGCGGCGGTGTTGTTCTTCGCGTCGATGGGGCTGCCGGGCCTGTGCGGGTTCGTGGGCGAGTTCACGGTGCTGACGGCCGCGTGGAACTACGCCCCGGGGCTGGCCATCCCGGCGGTGCTGAGCGTGATCCTGACCGCGGCGTACCTGCTGTGGGCGTGGCAGCGGGTGTACTTCGGCACGAACCCGGCCACGAAGGGGTTCCCCGAGCTGAGCGCACGGGAGGCGGCGGTGCTGGTGCCGTTCGCGGCGCTGGCGGTGCTGCTGGGCGTGTGGCCGGGGCTCATCATGCGGTGGCTCGACCCGAGCGTGGCGGGGTGGGTCGAGAACCTCGCAGCTCTGAAGCTTTAG
- the recA gene encoding recombinase RecA: MAKELKDAKENKELKTALSAIEKEFGKGAIMSLGDMNVDDVEGISTGCLGLDIALGGKGLPRGRVVEIYGAEASGKTTVALHAVANVQKNGGVAAFIDAEHALDPSWAKRIGVDLDSLLVSQPGYGEEGLRIAEMLIKSNAVDLIVVDSVAALVPKNEIQDSEIGDTKVGLQARLMSQAMRILTPTINKSRTCLLFINQIRQKIGVMYGDPNTTTGGLALKFYASVRMEVKRITHVKDGDETIGAETRVRVVKNKIAPPFRNAEFEILHDRGIDYEGDLLKLALEDEIIEKSGAFFSYKEQRLGQGKDKAVTFLRENPAVRAELTAAVLEKRKPKPSSQELMDAAAAAAKDEAEAAAELATIGEAPEAEAPKKRRGKAAE; the protein is encoded by the coding sequence ATGGCGAAGGAACTGAAGGACGCGAAGGAGAACAAGGAGCTCAAAACCGCCCTCTCGGCCATCGAGAAGGAGTTCGGCAAGGGGGCCATCATGTCGCTCGGCGACATGAACGTCGACGACGTGGAGGGCATTTCCACCGGCTGCCTCGGCCTGGACATCGCCCTCGGCGGCAAGGGGCTCCCCCGCGGCCGCGTCGTCGAGATCTACGGCGCCGAGGCCAGCGGGAAGACCACCGTGGCCCTGCACGCCGTCGCCAACGTGCAGAAGAACGGCGGGGTGGCCGCGTTCATCGACGCCGAGCACGCCCTCGACCCGAGTTGGGCCAAGCGGATCGGCGTCGACCTGGATTCGTTGCTGGTCAGCCAGCCCGGCTACGGCGAGGAGGGGCTGCGGATCGCCGAGATGCTCATCAAGAGCAACGCCGTCGACCTCATCGTCGTCGACTCGGTGGCGGCGCTGGTGCCGAAGAACGAGATCCAGGACAGCGAGATCGGCGACACGAAGGTGGGCCTCCAGGCCCGGCTGATGAGCCAGGCGATGCGCATCCTCACCCCGACGATCAACAAGTCGCGGACGTGCCTGCTGTTCATCAACCAGATCCGGCAGAAGATCGGTGTCATGTACGGCGACCCGAACACGACCACCGGCGGGCTGGCGCTGAAGTTCTACGCCAGCGTGCGGATGGAGGTGAAGCGGATCACCCACGTCAAGGACGGCGACGAGACGATCGGCGCCGAGACGCGGGTGCGGGTGGTGAAGAACAAGATCGCCCCGCCGTTCCGCAACGCCGAGTTCGAGATCCTCCACGACCGCGGCATCGACTACGAGGGCGACCTGCTCAAGCTGGCCCTGGAGGACGAGATCATCGAGAAGAGTGGCGCCTTCTTCAGCTACAAGGAGCAGCGGCTCGGGCAGGGGAAGGACAAGGCGGTGACGTTCCTGCGCGAGAACCCGGCTGTGCGGGCCGAGTTGACCGCGGCCGTGCTGGAGAAGCGGAAGCCGAAGCCGTCGAGCCAGGAGCTGATGGACGCGGCGGCGGCGGCGGCGAAGGACGAGGCCGAGGCGGCGGCCGAGTTGGCGACGATCGGCGAGGCGCCGGAGGCCGAGGCGCCGAAAAAGCGCCGCGGCAAGGCCGCGGAGTAA
- the nuoK gene encoding NADH-quinone oxidoreductase subunit NuoK, which produces MIELGLPPFLLLSAFLFACGVACLAVKRNAIGVLMGVELILNAANLNFVAFARYNPAFRVEGQVFALLVIVLAAAEAAVALAIILNFYNNHATVDVDKADDLRG; this is translated from the coding sequence GTGATCGAACTCGGACTACCACCCTTCCTGCTGCTCTCCGCCTTCCTATTCGCCTGCGGGGTGGCGTGCCTCGCGGTGAAGCGGAACGCCATCGGCGTCCTCATGGGCGTCGAACTCATCCTCAACGCCGCGAACCTGAACTTCGTCGCCTTCGCGCGCTACAACCCCGCCTTCCGCGTCGAAGGCCAGGTGTTCGCGCTGCTGGTGATCGTCCTCGCCGCGGCCGAGGCGGCGGTGGCGCTGGCGATCATCCTCAACTTCTACAACAACCACGCCACCGTGGACGTGGACAAGGCCGACGACCTGCGCGGCTGA
- a CDS encoding NADH-quinone oxidoreductase subunit J family protein, translating into MSLAVALFAVVALATAVSALGVVLSTNIVRAAVWLLFTLIGVAVTYLLLGAEFVGAAQLIVYVGGTLVLVVFGVMLTAQGPLKALAAKPAEWAVGGTLAAALFGLLAVLALGPHAPPATQSGTEPLPGVGPLGLAFLGFTDVQPEARITGVPEKTGTLRTPVAYLLPFEVVSVHLLVVLIGAAYLARAKRRAKA; encoded by the coding sequence CCCTGTTCGCCGTCGTCGCACTGGCGACCGCAGTCTCCGCCCTCGGCGTCGTGCTGTCCACGAACATCGTCCGCGCCGCCGTGTGGCTGCTGTTCACCCTCATCGGCGTCGCCGTCACGTACCTGCTGCTCGGGGCCGAGTTCGTCGGAGCCGCGCAGCTCATCGTCTACGTCGGCGGCACGCTCGTGCTGGTCGTGTTCGGCGTGATGCTGACCGCGCAGGGGCCGCTGAAGGCGCTCGCGGCGAAGCCCGCCGAGTGGGCCGTGGGCGGAACCCTCGCCGCGGCGCTGTTCGGCTTGCTGGCGGTGCTGGCGCTCGGCCCGCACGCCCCGCCCGCGACGCAATCCGGCACCGAGCCGCTGCCCGGCGTCGGGCCGCTGGGGCTGGCGTTCCTGGGCTTCACCGACGTGCAGCCGGAGGCACGAATCACCGGCGTGCCGGAGAAGACCGGGACGCTGCGGACGCCGGTGGCGTACTTGCTGCCGTTCGAGGTGGTGTCGGTTCACCTGCTGGTGGTGCTGATCGGCGCAGCGTACCTCGCCCGCGCCAAGCGGAGGGCGAAGGCGTGA
- a CDS encoding MoaD/ThiS family protein: MTLTVHLFAAARDLAGAAALPIDLPDRSTVSDLRAALAACVPALAALLARSAVAVDHEFADDTHVLTATAEVAVLPPVSGG; encoded by the coding sequence ATGACGCTGACGGTTCACCTGTTCGCCGCGGCCCGCGACCTGGCCGGTGCCGCGGCCCTGCCGATCGACCTGCCCGACCGTTCGACAGTGTCCGACCTGCGTGCGGCGCTGGCGGCGTGCGTCCCGGCGCTGGCGGCGCTGCTGGCGCGCTCGGCGGTGGCGGTCGATCACGAGTTCGCGGACGACACGCACGTCCTGACCGCCACCGCCGAGGTGGCGGTGCTCCCCCCCGTGAGCGGCGGTTGA